Proteins found in one Terribacillus sp. DMT04 genomic segment:
- the ahrC gene encoding transcriptional regulator AhrC/ArgR: protein MSKIQRHIKIRELITNYDIETQDDLVDQLKDLGFNVTQATVSRDIKELHLVKVPTFEGAYKYSLPADNRFNPLEKLKRLIMDAFVSIDTTSHFIVLKTLPGNGNALAVLLDNLDWEEILGTISGDDTILIICRTEDDTEFVKDKLLAML, encoded by the coding sequence ATGAGTAAAATTCAACGGCATATTAAAATTCGCGAATTAATTACAAATTATGATATCGAAACACAAGATGATCTAGTTGACCAATTGAAAGATTTGGGATTCAATGTAACGCAAGCTACCGTTTCTCGAGACATTAAAGAACTGCACCTCGTGAAGGTGCCAACATTTGAGGGGGCCTATAAATACAGCCTCCCAGCTGACAATCGCTTTAATCCGCTGGAGAAATTAAAACGACTTATTATGGACGCGTTTGTCAGTATTGATACGACGAGCCATTTTATAGTGTTAAAAACGCTTCCCGGTAACGGTAACGCGCTTGCTGTATTATTGGATAATCTTGATTGGGAAGAGATTCTTGGTACAATCAGCGGTGACGATACAATTTTGATTATCTGTCGTACCGAAGATGATACGGAATTTGTAAAAGATAAACTGCTGGCCATGTTGTAA
- a CDS encoding TlyA family RNA methyltransferase yields MAKVRLDVLLVERGLIETREKAKRTIMAGLVYSGQVRLDKPGVKVDDTAELTVKGKVIPYVGRGGLKLEKALDYFGINVEDRTMVDIGSSTGGFTDCALQRGAARSYAIDVGYNQLDWKLRNDPRVVVMERTNFRYVTPDMLTEGLPNFASIDVSFISLRLILPALKEILAPGSDIVALIKPQFEAGRDQVGRKGIVRDRNVHLDVLEDTLKFSESLGFQYKDLTFSPITGGDGNIEFLVHLSWHNGDAASHYPDSHAIKAVVDDAHQQLSARKGASEETMEEDNE; encoded by the coding sequence ATGGCAAAAGTGAGATTGGATGTACTCCTCGTTGAGAGAGGACTTATTGAAACAAGAGAAAAAGCAAAACGAACGATTATGGCCGGACTCGTTTATTCCGGTCAAGTTCGTCTTGATAAACCTGGCGTGAAAGTGGATGATACGGCGGAGCTGACTGTTAAGGGCAAAGTTATTCCTTACGTTGGCCGAGGCGGATTGAAGCTGGAGAAAGCATTAGATTATTTCGGTATTAATGTGGAAGACCGGACGATGGTTGACATTGGATCGTCTACAGGTGGGTTTACAGATTGTGCTTTACAGCGAGGTGCTGCGCGCAGTTATGCAATAGATGTCGGCTACAACCAGCTTGATTGGAAACTCCGAAATGATCCGCGAGTTGTCGTAATGGAACGGACGAACTTTCGTTATGTAACACCTGATATGCTGACAGAAGGGCTTCCGAACTTTGCTTCAATAGATGTTTCATTTATTTCGTTGCGATTAATTTTGCCTGCGTTAAAAGAAATTCTTGCTCCTGGAAGTGATATCGTGGCGCTGATTAAACCTCAATTTGAGGCTGGACGTGACCAAGTAGGACGAAAAGGAATCGTGCGGGATCGCAATGTTCATTTGGACGTATTGGAAGATACATTGAAATTTAGTGAATCGCTTGGATTTCAGTATAAAGATCTAACCTTTTCGCCAATAACTGGAGGAGACGGGAATATCGAATTCCTTGTCCACTTGTCATGGCATAACGGGGATGCTGCCAGTCATTATCCTGACTCACATGCAATTAAAGCAGTCGTCGATGATGCGCATCAGCAATTGTCTGCAAGAAAGGGCGCATCTGAAGAAACGATGGAGGAAGACAATGAGTAA
- the dxs gene encoding 1-deoxy-D-xylulose-5-phosphate synthase: protein MDLTAIKNPAFLKEMSNEELKDLAASIRKFLIEKLSTTGGHLGANLGVVELTLALHKAYNSPQDKFIWDVGHQAYIHKILTGRTADFDTLRQYKGMCGFPKRIESEHDVWETGHSSTSLSAAMGMAAARDMMNEKFEVVPVIGDGALTGGMALEALNNIGDEKKNITVILNDNEMSIANNVGALHHVLGRMRSAGKYNRAKDEMETLLKRIPAVGGKLATAAERMKDSMKYFMVPGMFFEELGFTYFGPVDGHDLRDLEETINYAKKTNGPKIIHVVTQKGKGYQPAELDTTDNWHGVGPYKIESGEKIKSSGAAPAWSKVISEAVLEKAREDKRIAVITPAMILGSKLDNFKREMPDRLFDVGIAEQHATTMAAGMAAQGVKPFLAIYSTFLQRAYDQLLHDIARQNLNVFVGIDRAGFVGADGETHQGVYDISFLRAMPNFTIMMPKDENEAQHMVHTALSHEDGPIALRYPRGNGLGVEMDEETHILPIGSWEVLQEGTDAVILTFGTTIPLAQEASASLAEDNISVRVVNARFIKPMDEAMLHEIFASGLPVLTIEEAVLKGGFGSGVMEFAEEHGYNTASVRRMGVPDYFVEHGSVPEQMAEIGLTKEGVTDKVRQMIRLNEQQRA, encoded by the coding sequence ATGGATTTAACAGCAATTAAAAATCCGGCATTCTTAAAGGAAATGTCGAATGAAGAGCTTAAGGACCTTGCAGCTTCAATCCGGAAGTTCCTGATTGAGAAGCTGTCAACTACAGGAGGGCATCTCGGAGCGAACCTTGGGGTAGTGGAACTTACGCTCGCATTGCATAAAGCATACAACAGCCCGCAAGATAAATTTATTTGGGATGTAGGACATCAAGCGTATATCCATAAGATCTTAACAGGGAGAACGGCTGACTTTGATACGCTTCGCCAATATAAAGGCATGTGCGGTTTTCCAAAACGAATTGAGAGCGAGCACGATGTTTGGGAAACTGGTCACAGCTCGACGTCGCTTTCTGCTGCAATGGGTATGGCTGCCGCTCGCGACATGATGAACGAAAAGTTTGAAGTGGTGCCGGTTATTGGAGATGGCGCCTTAACAGGTGGTATGGCACTAGAAGCATTAAACAATATTGGTGATGAGAAAAAGAACATCACTGTTATTTTAAATGATAATGAAATGTCAATTGCGAATAATGTTGGTGCGCTGCATCATGTGCTTGGCAGAATGCGCAGTGCCGGTAAATATAATCGAGCAAAAGATGAAATGGAGACATTGCTGAAGCGCATTCCTGCGGTTGGCGGAAAACTCGCAACTGCCGCAGAACGGATGAAGGACAGCATGAAATACTTTATGGTTCCTGGCATGTTCTTTGAGGAACTCGGCTTTACTTATTTTGGACCAGTCGACGGGCACGATCTGCGCGATTTAGAAGAAACAATCAACTACGCAAAGAAAACGAATGGTCCGAAGATTATCCATGTTGTAACGCAAAAAGGAAAAGGGTATCAGCCAGCTGAATTGGACACAACTGACAATTGGCATGGTGTCGGTCCTTACAAAATTGAATCTGGTGAGAAGATTAAAAGCAGCGGAGCAGCTCCGGCGTGGAGTAAAGTTATTAGCGAGGCTGTATTGGAAAAAGCACGAGAAGATAAGCGGATTGCCGTTATCACTCCAGCCATGATTCTCGGATCGAAGCTGGACAACTTTAAGCGTGAAATGCCGGATCGCTTATTTGATGTCGGAATTGCAGAACAGCACGCAACAACAATGGCCGCTGGAATGGCTGCTCAAGGTGTTAAACCTTTCTTGGCTATTTACTCCACTTTCCTGCAGCGGGCATATGACCAGCTGCTGCATGATATAGCGAGACAAAATCTCAATGTATTCGTTGGAATTGACCGAGCTGGCTTTGTTGGAGCAGATGGGGAAACACATCAAGGTGTATATGATATTTCCTTCCTTCGTGCGATGCCGAACTTTACCATTATGATGCCAAAAGACGAAAATGAAGCGCAGCATATGGTGCATACCGCATTAAGTCATGAAGATGGACCGATTGCGTTGCGCTACCCTAGAGGAAATGGCCTTGGTGTCGAGATGGACGAAGAAACGCATATTTTGCCGATTGGAAGCTGGGAAGTGCTGCAAGAAGGAACAGATGCAGTAATTCTAACGTTTGGAACAACCATTCCACTTGCGCAGGAAGCAAGTGCATCATTAGCTGAAGATAATATTTCCGTACGCGTTGTGAATGCACGGTTTATTAAACCGATGGACGAAGCTATGCTGCATGAGATTTTCGCATCTGGCCTACCTGTTTTAACGATTGAAGAAGCTGTCTTAAAAGGCGGATTCGGCAGCGGTGTCATGGAATTTGCCGAAGAACACGGTTATAATACCGCTTCTGTGAGAAGAATGGGAGTACCAGACTATTTTGTAGAGCATGGCAGTGTGCCAGAGCAAATGGCGGAAATTGGTCTTACAAAAGAAGGCGTAACGGACAAAGTGCGCCAAATGATACGATTGAATGAACAGCAAAGGGCTTGA
- a CDS encoding polyprenyl synthetase family protein: MVESLQDYLTSEQQRVNSYVLELLANDAMLPPSLSESVLYSMRAGGKRLRPILMQASYESFGGQGEKALPVAAALEMVHTYSLIHDDLPAMDNDDYRRGQLTNHKKFGEATAILAGDALLTRSFSVIGQAKELQPEEKVYLMTYLSEAAGSIGMIAGQSLDMEAEDKESTLQELEQIHNLKTGKLLTYAIVAGAYCAGAGHETLELMKKFGKYIGLIFQVQDDILDVTGDAAVIGKPVGSDEGNNKSTYPKLLGLDGAKAQMNKYVELAHQCLLEANIEASRLQELTVYLSKRSS; encoded by the coding sequence GTGGTTGAATCGTTGCAGGATTACCTTACATCAGAACAGCAGCGTGTGAATAGCTATGTCCTGGAATTGCTCGCAAATGACGCTATGCTTCCACCGTCGCTATCAGAGTCTGTACTTTACAGCATGCGTGCTGGCGGCAAACGTCTGCGTCCAATTTTAATGCAGGCATCGTACGAATCTTTTGGCGGGCAAGGGGAGAAGGCGCTTCCTGTTGCTGCTGCTTTAGAAATGGTACACACTTATTCGTTAATTCACGATGATTTGCCGGCTATGGATAATGATGATTACCGACGCGGACAGCTGACCAATCATAAAAAATTCGGCGAAGCGACTGCTATTCTTGCAGGTGATGCATTGCTTACAAGAAGTTTCTCTGTTATTGGACAAGCAAAGGAATTGCAGCCAGAAGAGAAAGTATACCTTATGACTTATTTGTCGGAAGCCGCTGGTTCTATTGGCATGATTGCTGGTCAGTCATTGGATATGGAAGCGGAGGACAAAGAAAGCACATTGCAGGAATTAGAGCAAATACATAATCTGAAAACGGGCAAGTTATTAACATATGCGATTGTTGCCGGAGCTTATTGTGCTGGCGCTGGGCACGAAACATTGGAGCTGATGAAAAAGTTCGGTAAGTATATTGGCCTCATATTCCAAGTGCAAGATGATATTTTGGATGTGACGGGCGATGCCGCCGTTATAGGCAAGCCTGTCGGCAGTGATGAAGGAAACAACAAAAGCACGTATCCAAAACTGCTTGGACTGGATGGAGCGAAGGCGCAGATGAACAAATACGTTGAGCTGGCACATCAATGTCTGCTGGAAGCGAACATTGAGGCGTCCAGATTGCAGGAGTTGACTGTTTACCTCAGTAAAAGGTCGAGCTGA
- a CDS encoding exodeoxyribonuclease VII small subunit translates to MAEEKKQSFEEAMEQLEEIVGKLEQGDVPLEQAIGFYQEGMKLSKICGDKLEQVEKQMVEIVNNSGETEPFTVQEEE, encoded by the coding sequence ATGGCTGAGGAGAAAAAACAGAGCTTTGAAGAAGCGATGGAACAACTGGAAGAAATTGTAGGCAAGCTGGAGCAGGGAGATGTGCCGCTTGAGCAAGCGATCGGCTTCTACCAAGAAGGTATGAAATTATCCAAAATCTGCGGTGATAAGCTCGAGCAAGTTGAAAAGCAGATGGTCGAAATTGTGAACAACAGCGGCGAAACGGAGCCTTTCACGGTACAGGAGGAAGAATAA
- the xseA gene encoding exodeoxyribonuclease VII large subunit: MSDDRYLTVTALTRYMKRKLETDKHLKDIWLRAEISNFKHHSRGHMYMTLKDDGARIQSVMFAGQNKGLKFTPENGMTVLIRAEIGLYEPQGQYQLYIQHMEPDGVGALYQAYEQLKEKLDKEGLFSAVHKKPLPAYPEHIGVITSPTGAAVRDILTTIRRRYPIVKVTVLPVAVQGERSAPSLVQALSYAENHNFDVLIIGRGGGSIEELWSFNEESVARAIHKVSIPIISAVGHETDFTISDFVADVRAATPTGAAEMAVPAREELLHRLTQLKNRMQYVVRQSYRQEANRLAKIKASYAFRYPEQMLRQKEIELDKLSDRLSRSGIAAVSAGKQRFTTLANRLSLVHPGRQAERYRQQLDALEHRLRQAMGKQHEREQQKFVHQLNKLSLLNPLETMKRGYSISYKQDTLLKSVEQVTTGDDVQIHLADGTIDCIVKDVKEDTNG; encoded by the coding sequence ATGAGTGATGACCGTTATTTGACCGTAACTGCGCTAACCCGCTACATGAAGCGAAAGCTGGAAACGGACAAGCATTTAAAGGACATTTGGCTGCGTGCTGAGATATCTAACTTTAAGCATCACAGCCGCGGGCATATGTATATGACTTTAAAAGATGATGGTGCTCGCATTCAGTCTGTTATGTTTGCTGGCCAAAATAAAGGACTTAAATTTACTCCAGAAAACGGGATGACCGTGTTAATTCGTGCTGAGATAGGGCTGTATGAACCGCAAGGGCAATATCAGCTGTATATTCAGCATATGGAACCTGATGGGGTAGGGGCATTGTATCAAGCATATGAGCAGCTGAAAGAAAAGCTCGATAAGGAAGGCTTGTTTTCTGCTGTCCATAAAAAGCCTCTGCCTGCTTATCCTGAGCATATTGGAGTTATTACTTCTCCAACAGGTGCGGCGGTTCGAGATATACTAACCACAATCAGACGGCGCTATCCGATAGTAAAAGTGACGGTGCTGCCAGTAGCTGTGCAAGGGGAGCGTTCGGCGCCTTCTCTTGTACAAGCTCTGTCTTACGCGGAAAATCATAACTTCGATGTTCTGATTATAGGCAGAGGCGGCGGTTCGATTGAGGAACTTTGGAGCTTTAACGAGGAGAGCGTAGCACGTGCCATACATAAAGTCAGCATTCCAATCATTTCAGCCGTTGGTCATGAGACAGATTTCACTATTAGTGATTTTGTAGCTGATGTTCGGGCAGCAACACCGACTGGTGCCGCTGAAATGGCAGTGCCAGCTCGTGAGGAGCTGCTGCATCGTTTAACGCAGCTAAAAAACAGAATGCAATATGTTGTACGGCAGTCCTATAGACAAGAAGCAAACAGGCTGGCAAAAATAAAGGCATCGTATGCTTTCCGTTATCCAGAACAAATGCTCAGACAGAAGGAAATCGAACTGGACAAGCTGTCTGATCGATTAAGCAGATCAGGAATAGCAGCAGTATCTGCTGGGAAACAGCGTTTTACCACATTGGCAAATCGGCTCAGTCTCGTTCATCCTGGCAGACAGGCAGAAAGATATAGACAGCAGCTGGATGCTCTTGAGCACCGACTGCGACAAGCAATGGGAAAACAGCATGAGCGTGAACAGCAGAAGTTTGTTCACCAGCTTAATAAGCTTTCTTTACTAAACCCGCTTGAGACAATGAAACGTGGGTATAGTATTTCCTATAAGCAGGATACGCTCTTAAAAAGTGTAGAGCAGGTTACGACAGGCGATGATGTGCAAATCCATCTTGCTGATGGCACGATAGATTGTATCGTCAAGGATGTAAAGGAGGATACAAATGGCTGA
- the folD gene encoding bifunctional methylenetetrahydrofolate dehydrogenase/methenyltetrahydrofolate cyclohydrolase FolD, with product MTAELIYGKELAATIRKELKEDAAALREQDILPHLTVVLVGDDPASRSYVRGKEKASAEIGISSDLIELPSSTTQTELLALIERLNLDAKVNGILVQLPLPAHIDEQAVIDSIDPEKDVDGFHPANVGKMMLGEDTYYPCTPYGIIQMLRSKDVQIAGKTAVIVGRSNIVGKPIGQLLLNEHATVIHTHSRTPDLRHFTKQADILIVAVGREHMIKAEDIREGAIVIDVGVNRNAAGKLTGDVDFENAKEVASIITPVPGGVGPMTITMLMLNTIKAARRQAAAVV from the coding sequence ATGACAGCAGAATTAATCTATGGAAAAGAACTTGCAGCAACGATTCGGAAAGAATTGAAAGAGGACGCGGCAGCACTAAGAGAACAAGATATTCTGCCTCATTTAACCGTGGTTTTAGTTGGAGACGATCCTGCCTCCAGATCTTACGTAAGAGGAAAAGAAAAAGCTTCAGCGGAAATCGGCATTAGTTCTGATCTAATCGAGCTGCCAAGCTCAACGACACAGACAGAGCTATTGGCTTTAATCGAGCGTTTAAATCTTGATGCGAAGGTGAATGGTATCCTTGTTCAGCTGCCGCTTCCAGCACATATTGACGAGCAAGCAGTTATTGACAGCATTGATCCTGAAAAAGATGTGGATGGTTTTCATCCTGCGAATGTTGGAAAGATGATGTTGGGAGAAGATACATACTATCCTTGTACGCCGTACGGAATCATACAGATGTTAAGATCCAAGGATGTTCAAATCGCTGGCAAAACAGCTGTCATCGTTGGCCGCAGCAATATTGTCGGCAAGCCAATTGGCCAGCTGCTTCTGAATGAACATGCAACTGTGATTCATACGCACTCTCGAACACCTGATCTTAGACATTTTACCAAGCAAGCAGACATTCTTATTGTTGCAGTCGGCCGTGAGCATATGATTAAAGCGGAAGATATCAGAGAAGGCGCTATCGTAATTGATGTGGGTGTCAATCGTAATGCAGCAGGCAAGCTGACAGGAGATGTCGACTTTGAAAATGCCAAGGAAGTTGCTTCTATTATTACACCTGTCCCTGGCGGTGTAGGCCCGATGACAATTACAATGCTGATGCTTAACACAATTAAAGCGGCTAGACGTCAAGCAGCTGCAGTCGTATAA
- the nusB gene encoding transcription antitermination factor NusB, producing MKRRMARETAFQVLFQMDMNDIQPGEAVENVMGEPLKDAFLTNLINGVIEHQTEIDTKISEHLQNWSFDRLASVEKTALRIAVYELMHHEDVPQGVVINEAIEVTNLFGDEKSGKFVNGVLSRIIKS from the coding sequence ATGAAACGACGTATGGCACGTGAAACTGCCTTTCAAGTCCTTTTTCAAATGGACATGAATGATATCCAGCCGGGTGAGGCAGTGGAAAATGTGATGGGAGAGCCGTTAAAAGATGCTTTCCTGACAAATTTAATTAATGGTGTAATCGAGCATCAAACAGAAATCGACACAAAAATCAGCGAACATTTGCAGAATTGGTCATTCGATCGGCTTGCAAGTGTTGAGAAGACAGCATTGCGAATTGCTGTGTATGAGCTAATGCATCATGAAGATGTCCCGCAAGGCGTTGTCATCAATGAAGCAATTGAAGTGACGAATTTATTCGGCGATGAAAAATCCGGGAAATTTGTCAATGGGGTACTATCCAGAATTATTAAAAGCTAA
- a CDS encoding Asp23/Gls24 family envelope stress response protein encodes MRSLQEHSFVSIGHKGQLGNVMLSPAVVEVIASIAASEVKGVSSMRGGFATGVAEKLGRKTHGKGIKVELTEQGVLIDVYVAVSAASKMPEVAKKIQQHIRQALETMTSLATKEINVHIVGIQLEQKADTVE; translated from the coding sequence GTGAGATCTTTGCAAGAACATTCTTTCGTATCAATCGGACATAAGGGTCAGCTTGGAAATGTCATGCTTTCACCTGCAGTTGTCGAGGTGATTGCAAGTATTGCGGCGAGTGAAGTGAAGGGTGTCAGTTCCATGCGCGGAGGATTTGCTACAGGTGTGGCAGAGAAGCTCGGCCGAAAAACGCACGGCAAAGGAATTAAAGTTGAGCTCACAGAACAAGGCGTGCTGATTGATGTCTATGTTGCCGTGAGTGCTGCTAGCAAAATGCCGGAAGTCGCCAAAAAAATCCAGCAGCATATCCGACAAGCATTGGAGACAATGACATCGCTTGCGACGAAAGAGATCAACGTCCATATTGTAGGTATACAACTTGAACAAAAAGCGGACACTGTCGAATAG
- the accC gene encoding acetyl-CoA carboxylase biotin carboxylase subunit, giving the protein MIKKLLIANRGEIAVRIIRACKEMGIETVAIFSEADREALHVQLADEAFCVGPAPSKDSYLNFSNIISVATLTGVDAIHPGYGFLAENPDFAELCAECNITFVGPSAYAINKMGTKDVARETMRAAGVPIVPGSNGIVEDAEEGKQVAEEIGYPVIIKATAGGGGKGIRIARTEEELVKGISVTQQEAATAFGNPGVYLEKYIEDFRHVEIQVLADNHGNAIHLGERDCTIQRRMQKLIEESPSPAVTEDIRAKMGEAAVKAALAVDYSGAGTIEFIFDRKERTFYFMEMNTRIQVEHPVTELVTGVDLIKEQIHIANNEPLRYAQEDITFEGWAIECRINAENPFKNFMPSPGKIDLYLTPGGYGVRVDGAAYPGYSIPPFYDSMVAKLITYGKTREEAVARMKRALGEFVVEGVHTTIPFHSRMMEHPVFVEGDFNTNFLENYTIIE; this is encoded by the coding sequence TTGATTAAGAAACTACTGATTGCTAACCGTGGAGAAATTGCTGTTCGAATTATTCGTGCCTGTAAGGAAATGGGCATTGAGACAGTGGCGATCTTCTCGGAGGCAGATAGAGAAGCATTACATGTACAGCTGGCTGATGAAGCATTTTGTGTAGGGCCGGCACCTAGTAAAGACAGTTACTTAAACTTTTCCAATATCATTAGCGTGGCGACGTTAACTGGCGTAGATGCAATTCATCCTGGATACGGTTTCTTAGCAGAGAACCCAGATTTTGCAGAGCTTTGTGCAGAATGTAATATTACATTCGTTGGTCCAAGTGCTTATGCTATTAACAAAATGGGGACGAAAGATGTTGCGCGTGAAACGATGCGAGCAGCGGGCGTACCGATTGTGCCAGGATCAAATGGTATTGTAGAAGATGCTGAAGAAGGCAAACAAGTTGCTGAAGAGATTGGCTATCCTGTGATTATTAAGGCAACAGCAGGCGGCGGCGGTAAAGGTATCCGCATTGCTCGTACGGAAGAAGAACTTGTCAAAGGTATAAGTGTTACACAGCAAGAAGCTGCTACAGCTTTCGGTAATCCTGGAGTCTACTTGGAGAAGTACATAGAAGATTTCCGCCACGTAGAGATTCAAGTGCTTGCTGATAACCATGGGAATGCAATTCACTTAGGTGAACGTGATTGTACAATTCAGCGCCGTATGCAGAAACTGATTGAAGAATCACCGTCTCCTGCAGTAACAGAAGATATTCGCGCGAAAATGGGAGAAGCCGCTGTGAAAGCTGCCCTTGCTGTGGATTATTCTGGAGCAGGTACAATTGAATTTATCTTTGATCGCAAAGAGCGTACATTCTACTTCATGGAAATGAATACACGTATTCAAGTAGAGCACCCAGTTACAGAGCTTGTAACAGGAGTGGATTTGATCAAGGAACAAATCCATATTGCAAATAACGAACCGCTTCGCTATGCGCAAGAAGATATTACGTTTGAAGGCTGGGCAATTGAATGCCGTATAAATGCGGAGAATCCTTTCAAGAATTTCATGCCGTCACCAGGTAAGATCGATCTTTATCTTACACCAGGCGGTTATGGCGTTCGTGTAGACGGTGCAGCGTATCCTGGATACTCTATACCGCCATTCTATGACAGTATGGTAGCAAAACTAATTACTTACGGAAAAACAAGAGAAGAAGCCGTCGCTCGAATGAAACGTGCATTAGGCGAGTTTGTGGTGGAAGGTGTACATACAACTATTCCATTCCACTCTCGCATGATGGAGCATCCTGTCTTCGTCGAAGGCGACTTTAACACGAATTTCCTTGAGAATTATACGATTATAGAATAA
- the accB gene encoding acetyl-CoA carboxylase biotin carboxyl carrier protein: protein MLKLEELKELITLIDQSSIDEFDYETEGEKVSLRKLKEEVVQVTQQAPQQVMNAPQAPVAPAQQEQQTAPAPVPEAAAKNYDYEITSLMVGTFYSKPNPDSEDFIKVGDRVEKETVVCIVEAMKLFNEITADVTGEIVEVLAENGELVEYGQPLFRVKAN from the coding sequence ATGCTTAAATTAGAAGAATTAAAAGAACTTATTACGTTAATTGACCAATCATCCATAGATGAATTCGATTATGAAACAGAAGGGGAAAAGGTCTCCCTTCGCAAACTGAAAGAAGAAGTTGTGCAGGTGACACAGCAAGCGCCGCAGCAAGTAATGAACGCGCCGCAAGCTCCTGTTGCTCCAGCACAGCAAGAACAGCAGACAGCACCAGCTCCGGTACCGGAAGCAGCTGCTAAAAATTACGATTACGAAATCACATCTTTGATGGTAGGTACATTCTACAGCAAACCGAATCCTGACTCTGAGGACTTTATTAAAGTCGGTGACCGAGTGGAAAAAGAAACGGTTGTATGTATTGTAGAAGCAATGAAACTATTCAATGAAATCACAGCGGATGTAACTGGTGAAATCGTTGAAGTACTTGCAGAGAATGGAGAGCTTGTTGAGTATGGACAACCTCTGTTCAGAGTGAAGGCTAACTAA